In Panthera uncia isolate 11264 chromosome B4, Puncia_PCG_1.0, whole genome shotgun sequence, one genomic interval encodes:
- the MLF2 gene encoding myeloid leukemia factor 2, giving the protein MFRFMRDVEPEDPMFLMDPFAIHRQHMNRMLSGGFGYSPFLSITDGNMPGTRPASRRMQAGTVSPFGMLGMSGGFMDMFGMMNDMIGNMEHMTAGGNCQTFSSSTVISYSNTGDGAPKVYQETSEMRSAPGGIRETRRTVRDSDSGLEQMSIGHHIRDRAHILQRSRNHRTGDQEERQDYINLDESEAAAFDDEWRRETSRFRQQRPLEFRRHEASGGGGRRAEGPPRLAIQGPEDSPSRQSRRYDW; this is encoded by the exons ATGTTCCGTTTTATGAGGGACGTGGAGCCCGAGGATCCTATGTTCCTGAT GGACCCCTTTGCTATTCACCGTCAGCATATGAACCGAATGTTGTCAGGTGGCTTTGGATATAGCCCCTTCCTCAGCATCACAGATGGCAACATGCCAGGGACCAGGCCTGCCAGCCGTAGGATGCAG GCTGGGACTGTTTCCCCCTTTGGGATGCTGGGAATG TCAGGTGGCTTCATGGACATGTTTGGGATGATGAACGACATGATTGGGAACATG GAACACATGACAGCTGGAGGCAATTGCCAGACCTTTTCATCCTCCACTGTCATCTCCTACTCCAATACGGGTGATGGTGCCCCCAAGGTCTACCAGGAGACGTCAGAGATGCGCTCGGCACCAGGCGGG ATCCGGGAGACTCGCAGGACCGTACGGGACTCGGACAGTGGGCTAGAGCAGATGTCCATCGGGCATCACATCCGAGACCGGGCTCACATCCTTCAGCGCTCCCGAAACCACCGCACAGGGGACCAGGAGGAGCGGCAGGATTATATCAACCTGGATGAGA GTGAGGCTGCAGCATTTGATGATGAATGGCGGAGGGAGACATCCCGATTCCGGCAGCAGCGCCCTCTGGAATTTCGACGGCATGAAGCTTCAGGGGGTGGGGGACGAAGGGCTGAGGGGCCTCCCCGCCTGGCTATACAGGGACCTGAGGACTCCCCCTCCCGACAGTCCCGCCGCTATGACTGGTGA
- the PTMS gene encoding parathymosin produces METEKLIEESEREIGKCVGIRRGPSPQEPHPFPPPRSTPFLLDRQSLHFPSWSCPPSRLSRAPSPRFHPPIPTSPTSAFIPLPSPLLPAPASPTPGKPLPSGSAAFISGFPARGRQRLVGGSSAGAGAASRGPSDRGRSAPATARTALPPALRTAAALRVSAPDPPPPHPARLCRLFQRPSLLSGRRCRCRRRRRHRARFRPRPPSAVQGPSVPAPGPRLPASPGPGPGTMSEKSVEAAAELSAKDLKEKKEKVEEKASRKERKKEVVEEEENGAEEEEEETAEDGEEEDEGEEEDEEEEEDDDEGPALKRAAEEEDEADPKRQKTENGASA; encoded by the exons ATGGAGACCGAGAAACTGATAgaagagtcagaaagagaaattgggaaGTGT GTCGGGATTCGGAGAGGTCCCTCCCCGCAGGAACCCCACCCCTTTCCACCTCCTCGCTCCACTCCTTTTCTCCTCGACCGTCAgtctctccatttcccctcctGGTCCTGTCCTCCCTCCCGCCTCTCGCGCGCTCCCTCCCCTCGCTTTCATCCTCCTATCCCCACCTCGCCAACCTCCGctttcatccccctcccctctcctctcctccccgctCCCGCCAGCCCCACCCCTGGGAAGCCCCTCCCGTCGGGCAGCGCCGCCTTTATAAGCGGGTTCCCTGCCCGGGGGCGGCAGCGGCTGGTCGGCGGCAGCTCTGCTGGTGCGGGGGCGGCGAGCCGAGGACCGAGCGACCGCGGCCGGAGCGCGCCGGCCACCGCCCGCACCGCCCTTCCGCCCGCCCTCCGGACGGCCGCAGCCCTGCGGGTCTCCGCTCCagacccacccccgccccaccccgcgcGCCTCTGCCGCCTCTTCCAGAGACCCAGCTTGCTGAGCGGCCGCCGCTGCCgctgtcgccgccgccgccgccaccgcgcCAGGTTCCGGCCGCGGCCACCCTCCGCCGTCCAGGGCCCCTCCGTCCCGGCCCCGGGACCCCGGCTCCCCGccagccccggccccggccccggcacCATGTCGGAGAAGAGCGTGGAGGCAGCGGCCGAGTTGAGCGCCAAG gacctgaaggagaagaaagagaaggtggaggagaaggCAAGCCGGAAAGAGCGAAAGAAAGAAGTGGTGGAG GAGGAGGAGAACGGagctgaggaggaagaagaagaaactgctGAGGACggagaggaggaggatgagggggaagaagaag atgaggaagaagaagaagatgacgACGAAGGGCCCGCGCTGAAGAGAGCTGCTGAAGAGGAG GATGAAGCGGATCCCAAGcggcagaagacagaaaatgggGCGTCGGCATGA